One Osmerus mordax isolate fOsmMor3 chromosome 16, fOsmMor3.pri, whole genome shotgun sequence genomic window carries:
- the tbl1xr1b gene encoding F-box-like/WD repeat-containing protein TBL1XR1b: MSISSDEVNFLVYRYLQESGFSHSAFTFGIESHISQSNINGALVPPAALISIIQKGLQYVEAEVSINEDGTLFDGRPIESLSLIDAVMPDVVQTRQQAYREKLAQQQQQAGASSTGPQAAAKNGEGTANGEENGAHTLTNHHAEMMEVDRDVEIPQSKAMVLRGHESEVFICAWNPVNDLLASGSGDSTARIWNLSENSTGCSTQLVLRHCIREGGQDVPSNKDVTSLDWNSEGTLLATGSYDGFARIWTKDGNLASTLGQHKGPIFALKWNKKGNFILSAGVDKTTIIWDAHTGEAKQQFPFHSAPALDVDWQSNNTFASCSTDMCIHVCKLGQDRPVKTFQGHTNEVNAIKWDPTGSLLASCSDDMTLKIWSMKQDSCVHDLQAHSKEIYTIKWSPTGPGTNNPSANLMLASASFDSTVRLWDVERGVCIHTLTRHQEPVYSVAFSPDGRHLASGSFDKCVHIWNTQTGALVHSYRGTGGIFEVCWNATGDKVGASASDGSVCVLDLRK, translated from the exons ATGAGCATAAGCAGTGATGAGGTCAACTTCCTGGTGTACAGATACCTGCAAGAGTCAG gcttcTCTCACTCGGCGTTCACCTTTGGCATAGAGAGCCACATCAGTCAGTCCAACATCAACGGAGCCCTGGTGCCCCCTGCTGCCCTCATCTCCATCATCCAGAAGGGCCTGCAGTATGTGGAGGCTGAAGTCAGCATCAACGAG GATGGGACCCTGTTCGACGGGCGACCCATCGAGTCGCTGTCCCTGATCGACGCGGTGATGCCCGACGTGGTCCAGACCAGGCAGCAGGCCTACAGGGAGAAGCtagcccagcagcagcagcaggccggCGCCAGCTCCACAGGGCCCCAGGCAGCCGCCAAGAACGGAGAGGGGACGGCCAACGGGGAGGAGAACGGCGCCCACACCTTAACCA acCACCATGCTGAGATGATGGAGGTGGACAGGGATGTGGAGATCCCCCAGAGCAAGGCCATGGTGCTGAGGGGCCACGAGTCGGAGGTCTTCATCTGTGCCTGGAACCCGGTCAACGACCTCCTCGCCTCCGG gtctgGGGACTCGACAGCAAGGATCTGGAATCTGAGTGAGAACAGCACGGGCTGCTCCACCCAGTTGGTTCTGAGACATTGCataagagagggggggcaggacgtgCCCAGCAACAAAGACGTCACCTCACTCGActggaat AGTGAGGGTACGCTACTAGCCACAGGCTCGTACGACGGCTTTGCCAGGATATGGACTAAAGATG GTAACCTGGCCAGCACCTTAGGTCAGCACAAAGGTCCTATATTTGCTCTGAAGTGGAACAAAAAAGGAAACTTCATCCTCAGCGCTGGGGTCGACAAG ACCACCATCATCTGGGACGCTCACACAGGAGAAGCCAAGCAGCAGTTTCCCTTCCACTCAG CTCCAGCCCTGGATGTGGACTGGCAGAGCAACAACACGTTTGCGTCCTGCAGCACAGACATGTGCATCCACGTGTGTAAGCTGGGACAGGACCGGCCCGTCAAGACCTTCCAGGGACACACC AATGAAGTGAATGCAATCAAGTGGGATCCCACAGGGAGCCTGCTGGCGTCCTGCTCTGACGACATGACGCTGAAG ATCTGGAGCATGAAGCAGGACTCGTGTGTCCACGACCTGCAGGCCCACAGTAAGGAGATCTACACCATCAAGTGGAGCCCCACAGGGCCTGGGACCAACAACCCGAGCGCCAACCTCATGCTGGCCAG cgcGTCGTTCGACTCGACGGTGCGCCTGTGGGACGTGGAGCGCGGCGTGTGCATCCACACGCTCACCCGCCACCAGGAGCCCGTCTACAGCGTGGCCTTCAGCCCCGACGGGCGCCACCTGGCCAGCGGCTCCTTCGACAAGTGTGTCCACATCTGGAACACTCAG ACGGGCGCGCTGGTCCACAGCTACAGGGGCACGGGGGGCATCTTCGAGGTGTGCTGGAACGCCACCGGGGACAAAGTGGGTGCCAGCGCATCAGACGGATCG gtTTGTGTTTTAGACCTGAGGAAATGA
- the kcnmb2a gene encoding calcium-activated potassium channel subunit beta-2, whose product MFFVAGAKSGGGSGGERRSIYQKIREVDVLDKKKTVTALSAGEDRAMFLGLGMILSSVMMYFVLCITVLRSYADSVWTEESVCIVLNSTIVADVNCSYSCGSDCWRASKYPCLQIYVSVNSTGRVSLLSHNEETQEANSECFYVPKCQKDSSAMHAMTVNISESLKVHQQVPCYYDPGEQQGSVLLSRLYGPSAVFHSLFWPSCMLTGGTLIIFMVKLTQYLSILSEEIGKIKR is encoded by the exons ATGTTCTTTGTGGCAGGGGCTAAAAGTGGAGGAGGGTCCGGAGGAGAGCGGAG ATCAATCTACCAGAAGATTAGGGAAGTTGATGTCCTTGACAAGAAGAAGACAGTGACGGCTCTGAGTGCTGGCGAGGATCGGGCTATGTTCCTTGGCCTGGGGATGATCCTTTCCTCAGTCATGATGTACTTTGTGCTGTGCATCACCGTCCTGCGCTCATATGCAGATAG CGTGTGGACGGAGGAGAGTGTTTGCATTGTGCTTAACTCCACCATCGTTGCAGATGTGAATTGTTCCTACAGCTGTGGGTCAGACTGCTGGAGAGCCTCCAAATACCCCTGCCTGCAGATCTACGTCAGTGTCAACAGCACAGGACGGGTCAGCCTCTTATCCCACAACGAGGAGACCCAGGAGGCCAACTCTGAG TGTTTCTATGTGCCCAAGTGCCAAAAAGACAGCTCAGCCATGCACGCCATGACCGTGAACATCTCAGAGAGCTTGAAGGTGCACCAGCAGGTCCCCTGCTACTATGACCCCGGGGAGCAGCAGGGGAGCGTCCTCCTGTCACGGCTGTACGGTCCCAGTGCCGTCTTCCACTCCCTCTTCTGGCCCTCCTGCATGCTGACGGGGGGCACCCTCATCATCTTCATGGTCAAGCTTACACAGTACCTCTCCATACTGAGTGAGGAGATTGGAAAAATCAAGAGGTGA
- the kcnmb3 gene encoding calcium-activated potassium channel subunit beta-3 has translation MLLNTASPRKSFSIPININLQGARRRQTREVLHTGAAQDLAGRREGEKAKSQMTVSSVGEYRAVLLAFAMMAFAVLMFFVVGIIYVKPYLNSRWEEEANCSLVQSEVLEEWVDCRGVSTAPCLRVLVNITQSGQKAHFHYDEESVLLNPLCFYVPKCQRDRKELVSEVQNIKNYLDELCELGSSLTCLTNPGRYPEDAILTRKNTLRQALFSLLWPCLMLAGGTLLVVLVKLNQRLDLLCSELQGRGQVEDRQTSRHTRGKLYQVLRHRSGHSPMQED, from the exons ATGCTCCTGAACACAGCCTCCCCGCGGAAGTCCTTTAGCATCCCCATCAACATCAACCTGCAGGGCGCTCGCAGGCGACAGACAAG gGAGGTCCTCCACACAGGGGCAGCACAGGAcctggcagggaggagggaaggggagaaagcCAAGTCCCAGATGACAGTGTCCAGTGTCGGGGAATACAGAGCTGTTCTCCTGGCCTTCGCCATGATGGCCTTTGCTGTGTTGATGTTCTTCGTGGTGGGGATCATCTATGTGAAACCCTACCTCAACAG TCGCTGGGAAGAGGAGGCCAACTGCTCCCTGGTCCAGTCTGAGGTTCTGGAGGAGTGGGTGGACTGTCGAGGAGTGAGTACAGCTCCATGTCTCAGGGTTCTCGTCAACATCACTCAGTCTGGACAGAAGGCTCACTTCCACTACGATGAAGAGTCAGTTCTCCTCAATCCACTG TGTTTCTACGTTCCCAAATGCCAGCGAGACAGAAAAGAACTCGTAAGCGAAGTGCAGAACATCAAGAACTATTTGGATGAGCTGTGTGAGCTGGGGAGCTCTCTAACGTGCCTCACCAACCCTGGACGCTACCCCGAGGACGCCATCTTGACCAGGAAGAACACCCTGAGACAGGCCCTGTTCTCTCTGCTGTGGCCGTGCCTGATGCTGGCTGGTGGGActctgctggtggtgctggtgaaGCTGAACCAGCGTCTGGACCTCCTGTGCTCTGAGctgcagggcagagggcaggtggaggacagGCAGACCTCCAGACACACCCGGGGAAAGCTTTACCAGGTCCTTAGACACAGATCCGGACACTCCCCCATGCAAGAAGACTGA
- the LOC136958914 gene encoding phosphatidylinositol 4,5-bisphosphate 3-kinase catalytic subunit alpha isoform isoform X1, giving the protein MPPRPSSGELWGMHLMPPSIQVDCLLPNGMLLTLECLREATLITVKHELFKEARKYPLHHLLQEETSYIFISVTQEAEREEFYDETRRLCDLRLFQPFLKVIEPVGNREEKILNREIGFAIGMPICEFDLVKDSEVQDFRRNILNVCKESVDLRDTNGSHTRALYVYPPNVESSAELPKHIFNKLDKGQIIVVIWVIVTPSNDKQKYTLKINHDCVPEQVIAEAIRKKTRSMLLSHEQLKMCVQEYQGKYILKVCGCDEYLLEKYPLSQYKYVRSCIMLGRLPNLMLMAKDSLYSQLPIDTFTMPSYARRISTATPYMNGETATKSLWTINGTLRIRILCATYVNVNIRDIDKIYVRTGIYHGGEQLCDNVNTQRVPCSNPRWNEWLNYDMYIPDIPRAARLCLSICSVKGRKGAKEEHCPLAWGNINLFDYTHTLVAGKMALNLWPVPHGLEDLLNPIGVTGSNPNKETPCLELEFDHFSNPVKFPDMTTIEEHANRNISRELGFNYSHNGLSNRLARDNPLTDSDNEQLRLVCNRDPLSEITEQEKDFLWRHRLSPWSCLFLRHYCVNIPEILPKILLAVKWNSRDEVAQMYCLLKDWPAIKPEQAMELLDCNFPDPMIRDFAVTCLEKYLTDDRLSQYLIQLVQVLKYEQYLDNPLARFLLKKALTNQRIGHFFFWHLKSEMHNKTVSQRFGLLLESYCRACGMYLKHLSRQVEAMEKLINLTDLLKQEKKDEAQKVQMKFLVEQMRRPDYMDALQSFTSPLNPAHQLGNLRLEECRMMSSAKRPLWLNWENPDMMSELLFQSNEIIFKNGDDLRQDMLTLQIIRIMENIWQNQGLDLRMLPYGCLSIGDCVGLIEVVRNSHTIMQIQCKGGLKGALQFNSHTLHQWLKDKNKGEMYDQAIDLFTRSCAGYCVATFILGIGDRHNSNIMVKEDGQLFHIDFGHFLDHKKKKFGYKRERVPFVLTQDFLIVISKGTQECTKTREFERFQEMCYKAYLAIRQHANLFINLFSMMLGSGMPELQSFDDIAYIRKTLALDKTEQEALDYFMKQMNDAHHGGWTTKMDWIFHTIRQHAMN; this is encoded by the exons ATGCCTCCCAGGCCGTCCTCGGGGGAACTATGGGGCATGCACTTGATGCCCCCAAGCATCCAAGTGGACTGTCTTCTACCCAATGGCATGCTGCTGACCCTGGAGTGCCTGCGCGAAGCTACCCTCATCACAGTGAAACACGAACTGTTCAAAGAGGCCAGGAAGTACCCGCTGCACCACCTCCTGCAGGAGGAGACCTCCTACATCTTCATCAGCGTCACGcaggaggccgagagagaggaGTTCTACGACGAGACGAGGAGACTGTGCGACCTCAGGCTGTTTCAGCCCTTCCTCAAAGTCATAGAGCCCGTAGGCAACCGAGAGGAGAAAATTCTCAATCGGGAGATTG GTTTTGCCATTGGAATGCCTATATGTGAGTTTGATCTGGTCAAGGACTCGGAGGTGCAAGATTTCAGGAGGAACATACTAAACGTCTGCAAGGAGTCTGTAGACCTCAGAGACACTAATGGCTCCCACACAAGAGCCCTGTATGTTTACCCTCCTAATGTAGAATCCTCAGCAGAGCTGCCCAAGCACATCTTCAACAAGCTCGACAAAG GCCAGATAATAGTAGTGATCTGGGTCATCGTGACGCCGAGCAACGACAAGCAGAAGTACACCCTGAAGATCAACCACGACTGCGTGCCCGAGCAGGTGATAGCGGAGGCCATCCGGAAGAAGACCCGCAGCATGCTGCTGTCCCACGAGCAGCTGAAGATGTGCGTCCAGGAGTACCAGGGCAAGTACATCCTCAAGGTGTGCGGCTGCGACGAGTACCTCTTGGAGAAGTACCCCCTCAGCCAGTACAAG TATGTGAGGAGTTGTATCATGCTGGGCAGGCTGCCTAACCTCATGTTGATGGCCAAGGACAGCCTGTACTCCCAGCTGCCCATAGACACCTTCACCATGCCGTCGTACGCTCGACGCATCTCCACCGCGACGCCGTACATGAACGGGGAAACGGCCACCAAGTCCCTGTGGACCATCAACGGCACGCTGCGGATCCGGATCCTGTGTGCCACCTACGTCAACGTAAACATCCGGGACATCGACAAG ATCTATGTCCGGACGGGGATATACCACGGTGGAGAGCAGCTGTGTGACAACGTGAACACCCAGCGGGTGCCCTGCTCAAATCCCAG GTGGAACGAGTGGCTGAACTACGACATGTACATTCCAGACATCCCTCGTGCGGctcgtctctgtctgtctatctgctctgtgaaggggaggaagggagccaAAGAG GAGCACTGTCCTCTAGCCTGGGGCAACATCAACCTGTTTGACTACACCCACACTCTGGTGGCCGGGAAGATGGCCTTGAACCTGTGGCCCGTGCCCCACGGCCTGGAAGACCTGCTCAACCCCATAGGAGTCACAGGCTCCAACCCAAACAAG GAAACCCCTTGTTTGGAGCTGGAGTTCGACCACTTCAGCAATCCAGTCAAGTTCCCAGACATGACCACCATAGAGGAGCATGCAAACAGGAACATATCCAGAGAACTCGGCTTCAACTATTCCCATAACGGGCTG AGTAACAGATTGGCTCGGGACAACCCCCTGACAGACAGTGACAACGAGCAGCTGCGTCTGGTGTGCAACAGAGACCCCCTGTCTGAGATcacagagcaggagaaggaCTTCCTGTGGAGGCACAG ACTCTCCCCCTGGTCTTGTCTTTTTCTTAGACATTACTGTGTCAATATCCCCGAAATACTTCCCAAAATTCTCCTGGCGGTGAAGTGGAACTCCAGAGATGAAGTTGCACAG ATGTATTGTCTTCTGAAAGATTGGCCAGCCATTAAGCCAGAGCAAGCCATGGAGTTGCTAGATTGCAACTTCCCAGACCCAATGATTAGAGATTTCGCCGTGACGTGCCTTGAGAAATACTTGACAGACGACCGCCTCTCTCAATACCTCATCCAGCTGGTCCAG GTTCTAAAGTATGAGCAGTATCTTGATAATCCTCTGGCCCGCTTCCTGCTGAAAAAGGCTTTGACCAATCAGCGTATAGGACATTTCTTCTTCTGGCATCTGAA GTCAGAGATGCACAACAAGACAGTGAGTCAGCGCTTCGGCCTGCTGCTGGAGTCCTACTGCAGGGCCTGCGGCATGTACCTGAAACACCTGAGCAGACAGGTGGAGGCCATGGAGAAACTCATCAACCTCACAGACCTGCTGAAGCAGGAGAAGAAGGATGAAGCTCAGAAG GTCCAGATGAAGTTCCTGGTGGAGcagatgaggagaccagactaCATGGATGCACTACAGAGCTTCACCTCCCCCCTGAACCCAGCCCACCAGCTCGGGAACCTCCG ACTGGAGGAGTGTAGGATGATGTCATCGGCCAAGCGGCCCCTGTGGCTCAACTGGGAGAACCCGGACATGATGTCTGAGCTCCTCTTCCAGAGCAACGAGATCATCTTCAAGAATGGCGACG ATCTGAGACAGGACATGCTGACGCTGCAGATCATCAGGATAATGGAGAACATCTGGCAGAACCAGGGCCTTGATCTCAG GATGCTGCCGTACGGCTGCCTGTCCATCGGGGACTGTGTGGGCCTCATCGAGGTGGTGAGGAACTCGCACACCATCATGCAGATCCAGTGTAAAGGAGGCCTGAAGGGGGCGCTGCAGTTTAACAGCCACACTCTGCACCAGTGGCTCAAGGACAAGAACAAGGGAGAGAT GTACGACCAGGCCATCGATCTGTTCACGCGGTCGTGTGCCGGCTACTGTGTGGCCACCTTCATCCTGGGGATTGGAGACAGACACAACAGCAACATCATGGTCAAAGAGGACGGACAG CTGTTCCACATCGACTTTGGTCACTTCCTGGATcacaagaagaagaagtttGGGTACAAGAGAGAGCGGGTGCCCTTCGTGCTGACGCAGGATTTCCTGATCGTGATCAGCAAAGGAACGCAGGAGTGCACCAAGACACGGGAGTTTGAGAG gtTCCAGGAGATGTGCTACAAGGCCTACCTGGCCATCCGTCAGCACGCCAACCTCTTCATCAACCTGTTCTCCATGATGCTGGGCTCGGGCATGCCCGAGCTGCAGAGCTTCGACGACATCGCCTACATCAGGAAGACCCTGGCCCTGGACAAAACGGAGCAGGAGGCCCTGGACTACTTCATGAAGCAGATGAACGACGCTCACCACGGGGGCTGGACCACCAAGATGGACTGGATCTTCCACACCATCCGCCAGCACGCCATGAactga
- the LOC136958914 gene encoding phosphatidylinositol 4,5-bisphosphate 3-kinase catalytic subunit alpha isoform isoform X2: MPPRPSSGELWGMHLMPPSIQVDCLLPNGMLLTLECLREATLITVKHELFKEARKYPLHHLLQEETSYIFISVTQEAEREEFYDETRRLCDLRLFQPFLKVIEPVGNREEKILNREIGFAIGMPICEFDLVKDSEVQDFRRNILNVCKESVDLRDTNGSHTRALYVYPPNVESSAELPKHIFNKLDKGQIIVVIWVIVTPSNDKQKYTLKINHDCVPEQVIAEAIRKKTRSMLLSHEQLKMCVQEYQGKYILKVCGCDEYLLEKYPLSQYKYVRSCIMLGRLPNLMLMAKDSLYSQLPIDTFTMPSYARRISTATPYMNGETATKSLWTINGTLRIRILCATYVNVNIRDIDKIYVRTGIYHGGEQLCDNVNTQRVPCSNPRWNEWLNYDMYIPDIPRAARLCLSICSVKGRKGAKEEHCPLAWGNINLFDYTHTLVAGKMALNLWPVPHGLEDLLNPIGVTGSNPNKETPCLELEFDHFSNPVKFPDMTTIEEHANRNISRELGFNYSHNGLSNRLARDNPLTDSDNEQLRLVCNRDPLSEITEQEKDFLWRHRHYCVNIPEILPKILLAVKWNSRDEVAQMYCLLKDWPAIKPEQAMELLDCNFPDPMIRDFAVTCLEKYLTDDRLSQYLIQLVQVLKYEQYLDNPLARFLLKKALTNQRIGHFFFWHLKSEMHNKTVSQRFGLLLESYCRACGMYLKHLSRQVEAMEKLINLTDLLKQEKKDEAQKVQMKFLVEQMRRPDYMDALQSFTSPLNPAHQLGNLRLEECRMMSSAKRPLWLNWENPDMMSELLFQSNEIIFKNGDDLRQDMLTLQIIRIMENIWQNQGLDLRMLPYGCLSIGDCVGLIEVVRNSHTIMQIQCKGGLKGALQFNSHTLHQWLKDKNKGEMYDQAIDLFTRSCAGYCVATFILGIGDRHNSNIMVKEDGQLFHIDFGHFLDHKKKKFGYKRERVPFVLTQDFLIVISKGTQECTKTREFERFQEMCYKAYLAIRQHANLFINLFSMMLGSGMPELQSFDDIAYIRKTLALDKTEQEALDYFMKQMNDAHHGGWTTKMDWIFHTIRQHAMN; this comes from the exons ATGCCTCCCAGGCCGTCCTCGGGGGAACTATGGGGCATGCACTTGATGCCCCCAAGCATCCAAGTGGACTGTCTTCTACCCAATGGCATGCTGCTGACCCTGGAGTGCCTGCGCGAAGCTACCCTCATCACAGTGAAACACGAACTGTTCAAAGAGGCCAGGAAGTACCCGCTGCACCACCTCCTGCAGGAGGAGACCTCCTACATCTTCATCAGCGTCACGcaggaggccgagagagaggaGTTCTACGACGAGACGAGGAGACTGTGCGACCTCAGGCTGTTTCAGCCCTTCCTCAAAGTCATAGAGCCCGTAGGCAACCGAGAGGAGAAAATTCTCAATCGGGAGATTG GTTTTGCCATTGGAATGCCTATATGTGAGTTTGATCTGGTCAAGGACTCGGAGGTGCAAGATTTCAGGAGGAACATACTAAACGTCTGCAAGGAGTCTGTAGACCTCAGAGACACTAATGGCTCCCACACAAGAGCCCTGTATGTTTACCCTCCTAATGTAGAATCCTCAGCAGAGCTGCCCAAGCACATCTTCAACAAGCTCGACAAAG GCCAGATAATAGTAGTGATCTGGGTCATCGTGACGCCGAGCAACGACAAGCAGAAGTACACCCTGAAGATCAACCACGACTGCGTGCCCGAGCAGGTGATAGCGGAGGCCATCCGGAAGAAGACCCGCAGCATGCTGCTGTCCCACGAGCAGCTGAAGATGTGCGTCCAGGAGTACCAGGGCAAGTACATCCTCAAGGTGTGCGGCTGCGACGAGTACCTCTTGGAGAAGTACCCCCTCAGCCAGTACAAG TATGTGAGGAGTTGTATCATGCTGGGCAGGCTGCCTAACCTCATGTTGATGGCCAAGGACAGCCTGTACTCCCAGCTGCCCATAGACACCTTCACCATGCCGTCGTACGCTCGACGCATCTCCACCGCGACGCCGTACATGAACGGGGAAACGGCCACCAAGTCCCTGTGGACCATCAACGGCACGCTGCGGATCCGGATCCTGTGTGCCACCTACGTCAACGTAAACATCCGGGACATCGACAAG ATCTATGTCCGGACGGGGATATACCACGGTGGAGAGCAGCTGTGTGACAACGTGAACACCCAGCGGGTGCCCTGCTCAAATCCCAG GTGGAACGAGTGGCTGAACTACGACATGTACATTCCAGACATCCCTCGTGCGGctcgtctctgtctgtctatctgctctgtgaaggggaggaagggagccaAAGAG GAGCACTGTCCTCTAGCCTGGGGCAACATCAACCTGTTTGACTACACCCACACTCTGGTGGCCGGGAAGATGGCCTTGAACCTGTGGCCCGTGCCCCACGGCCTGGAAGACCTGCTCAACCCCATAGGAGTCACAGGCTCCAACCCAAACAAG GAAACCCCTTGTTTGGAGCTGGAGTTCGACCACTTCAGCAATCCAGTCAAGTTCCCAGACATGACCACCATAGAGGAGCATGCAAACAGGAACATATCCAGAGAACTCGGCTTCAACTATTCCCATAACGGGCTG AGTAACAGATTGGCTCGGGACAACCCCCTGACAGACAGTGACAACGAGCAGCTGCGTCTGGTGTGCAACAGAGACCCCCTGTCTGAGATcacagagcaggagaaggaCTTCCTGTGGAGGCACAG ACATTACTGTGTCAATATCCCCGAAATACTTCCCAAAATTCTCCTGGCGGTGAAGTGGAACTCCAGAGATGAAGTTGCACAG ATGTATTGTCTTCTGAAAGATTGGCCAGCCATTAAGCCAGAGCAAGCCATGGAGTTGCTAGATTGCAACTTCCCAGACCCAATGATTAGAGATTTCGCCGTGACGTGCCTTGAGAAATACTTGACAGACGACCGCCTCTCTCAATACCTCATCCAGCTGGTCCAG GTTCTAAAGTATGAGCAGTATCTTGATAATCCTCTGGCCCGCTTCCTGCTGAAAAAGGCTTTGACCAATCAGCGTATAGGACATTTCTTCTTCTGGCATCTGAA GTCAGAGATGCACAACAAGACAGTGAGTCAGCGCTTCGGCCTGCTGCTGGAGTCCTACTGCAGGGCCTGCGGCATGTACCTGAAACACCTGAGCAGACAGGTGGAGGCCATGGAGAAACTCATCAACCTCACAGACCTGCTGAAGCAGGAGAAGAAGGATGAAGCTCAGAAG GTCCAGATGAAGTTCCTGGTGGAGcagatgaggagaccagactaCATGGATGCACTACAGAGCTTCACCTCCCCCCTGAACCCAGCCCACCAGCTCGGGAACCTCCG ACTGGAGGAGTGTAGGATGATGTCATCGGCCAAGCGGCCCCTGTGGCTCAACTGGGAGAACCCGGACATGATGTCTGAGCTCCTCTTCCAGAGCAACGAGATCATCTTCAAGAATGGCGACG ATCTGAGACAGGACATGCTGACGCTGCAGATCATCAGGATAATGGAGAACATCTGGCAGAACCAGGGCCTTGATCTCAG GATGCTGCCGTACGGCTGCCTGTCCATCGGGGACTGTGTGGGCCTCATCGAGGTGGTGAGGAACTCGCACACCATCATGCAGATCCAGTGTAAAGGAGGCCTGAAGGGGGCGCTGCAGTTTAACAGCCACACTCTGCACCAGTGGCTCAAGGACAAGAACAAGGGAGAGAT GTACGACCAGGCCATCGATCTGTTCACGCGGTCGTGTGCCGGCTACTGTGTGGCCACCTTCATCCTGGGGATTGGAGACAGACACAACAGCAACATCATGGTCAAAGAGGACGGACAG CTGTTCCACATCGACTTTGGTCACTTCCTGGATcacaagaagaagaagtttGGGTACAAGAGAGAGCGGGTGCCCTTCGTGCTGACGCAGGATTTCCTGATCGTGATCAGCAAAGGAACGCAGGAGTGCACCAAGACACGGGAGTTTGAGAG gtTCCAGGAGATGTGCTACAAGGCCTACCTGGCCATCCGTCAGCACGCCAACCTCTTCATCAACCTGTTCTCCATGATGCTGGGCTCGGGCATGCCCGAGCTGCAGAGCTTCGACGACATCGCCTACATCAGGAAGACCCTGGCCCTGGACAAAACGGAGCAGGAGGCCCTGGACTACTTCATGAAGCAGATGAACGACGCTCACCACGGGGGCTGGACCACCAAGATGGACTGGATCTTCCACACCATCCGCCAGCACGCCATGAactga